The following are from one region of the Geotrypetes seraphini chromosome 12, aGeoSer1.1, whole genome shotgun sequence genome:
- the GIPC2 gene encoding PDZ domain-containing protein GIPC2 isoform X2: protein MSAHLKRAGGREGVASCQLGILFCTLNTHKIDMDKLLGGQIGLEDFIFAHVKGVKKEVDVLKSEDSLGLTITDNGAGYAFIKRIKDGSVIDRVKVISVGDHIEGINGKNIVGIRHYEVAKMLKDLEISQTFTLKLIEPMKAFEMIEPRSKGGKLADGNISSGRETLRLRSKGPATVEQMPSELEEKAIKKVDDLLEAYMGIRDIELAATMVEAGREKKNPDELAVAFDETLGDFGFPDEFVFDVWGAIGDVKQGRF, encoded by the exons ATGAGCGCGCACCTTAAGCGAGCAGGCGGACGGGAGGGGGTTGCGTCTTGTCAGCTTGgg ATTTTGTTTTGTACTTTAAATACACACAAAATTGATATGGACAAACTCTTGGGAGGCCAAATTGGTCTTGAAGATTTCATTTTTGCCCATGTGAAGGGTGTAAAAAAGGAAGTAGATGTGTTGAAGTCTGAGGATTCACTTGGTCTTACCATTACTGACAATGGAGCTGGCTATGCTTTTATAAAG AGAATTAAAGATGGCAGCGTAATTGACAGAGTCAAAGTGATCAGTGTGGGTGATCACATAGAAGGcattaatggaaaaaatattGTGGGCATACGTCACTATGAGGTTGCCAAGATGTTAAAGGACTTGGAGATATCACAAACATTTACACTCAAATTGATAGAACCTATGAAGGCATTTG aaATGATTGAGCCACGATCAAAAGGCGGAAAATTAGCAGATGGCAACATTTCTTCTGGAAGAGAAACTCTGCGATTGCGATCAAAAGGTCCTGCCACTGTGGAACAAATG CCCTCAGAACTTGAagaaaaagcaattaaaaaagtGGATGACCTTCTTGAGGCTTACATGGGAATAAGAGACATTGAACTAG CTGCAACCATGGTAGAAGCTgggagagaaaagaagaatccaGATGAGTTGGCTGTGGCATTTGATGAAACTCTTGGAGATTTTGGATTTCCAGATGAGTTTGTTTTTGACGTGTGGGGAGCCATAGGGGATGTAAAGCAGGGAAGATTTTAA
- the GIPC2 gene encoding PDZ domain-containing protein GIPC2 isoform X3 encodes MSREILFCTLNTHKIDMDKLLGGQIGLEDFIFAHVKGVKKEVDVLKSEDSLGLTITDNGAGYAFIKRIKDGSVIDRVKVISVGDHIEGINGKNIVGIRHYEVAKMLKDLEISQTFTLKLIEPMKAFEMIEPRSKGGKLADGNISSGRETLRLRSKGPATVEQMPSELEEKAIKKVDDLLEAYMGIRDIELAATMVEAGREKKNPDELAVAFDETLGDFGFPDEFVFDVWGAIGDVKQGRF; translated from the exons atgtcccgggag ATTTTGTTTTGTACTTTAAATACACACAAAATTGATATGGACAAACTCTTGGGAGGCCAAATTGGTCTTGAAGATTTCATTTTTGCCCATGTGAAGGGTGTAAAAAAGGAAGTAGATGTGTTGAAGTCTGAGGATTCACTTGGTCTTACCATTACTGACAATGGAGCTGGCTATGCTTTTATAAAG AGAATTAAAGATGGCAGCGTAATTGACAGAGTCAAAGTGATCAGTGTGGGTGATCACATAGAAGGcattaatggaaaaaatattGTGGGCATACGTCACTATGAGGTTGCCAAGATGTTAAAGGACTTGGAGATATCACAAACATTTACACTCAAATTGATAGAACCTATGAAGGCATTTG aaATGATTGAGCCACGATCAAAAGGCGGAAAATTAGCAGATGGCAACATTTCTTCTGGAAGAGAAACTCTGCGATTGCGATCAAAAGGTCCTGCCACTGTGGAACAAATG CCCTCAGAACTTGAagaaaaagcaattaaaaaagtGGATGACCTTCTTGAGGCTTACATGGGAATAAGAGACATTGAACTAG CTGCAACCATGGTAGAAGCTgggagagaaaagaagaatccaGATGAGTTGGCTGTGGCATTTGATGAAACTCTTGGAGATTTTGGATTTCCAGATGAGTTTGTTTTTGACGTGTGGGGAGCCATAGGGGATGTAAAGCAGGGAAGATTTTAA
- the GIPC2 gene encoding PDZ domain-containing protein GIPC2 isoform X1 yields MPLGFSRGKKKAKSKETSRLVENEEGSAAKVAGLPPPPASLRPRLVFHAQLAHGSPTGKIEGFSNIKELYTKIAEAFHLPTAEILFCTLNTHKIDMDKLLGGQIGLEDFIFAHVKGVKKEVDVLKSEDSLGLTITDNGAGYAFIKRIKDGSVIDRVKVISVGDHIEGINGKNIVGIRHYEVAKMLKDLEISQTFTLKLIEPMKAFEMIEPRSKGGKLADGNISSGRETLRLRSKGPATVEQMPSELEEKAIKKVDDLLEAYMGIRDIELAATMVEAGREKKNPDELAVAFDETLGDFGFPDEFVFDVWGAIGDVKQGRF; encoded by the exons ATGCCTCTCGGGTTCTCGAGGGGCAAGAAAAAAGCCAAGTCGAAAGAGACATCCAGGTTGGTGGAAAACGAGGAAGGGAGCGCAGCCAAAGTGGCCGGGCTGCCCCCTCCTCCCGCCAGCCTGCGCCCCCGCCTGGTCTTTCACGCGCAGCTGGCGCACGGCAGCCCCACGGGTAAGATCGAGGGGTTCAGCAACATCAAAGAACTGTACACAAAGATAGCCGAGGCTTTCCATCTACCCACCGCTGAG ATTTTGTTTTGTACTTTAAATACACACAAAATTGATATGGACAAACTCTTGGGAGGCCAAATTGGTCTTGAAGATTTCATTTTTGCCCATGTGAAGGGTGTAAAAAAGGAAGTAGATGTGTTGAAGTCTGAGGATTCACTTGGTCTTACCATTACTGACAATGGAGCTGGCTATGCTTTTATAAAG AGAATTAAAGATGGCAGCGTAATTGACAGAGTCAAAGTGATCAGTGTGGGTGATCACATAGAAGGcattaatggaaaaaatattGTGGGCATACGTCACTATGAGGTTGCCAAGATGTTAAAGGACTTGGAGATATCACAAACATTTACACTCAAATTGATAGAACCTATGAAGGCATTTG aaATGATTGAGCCACGATCAAAAGGCGGAAAATTAGCAGATGGCAACATTTCTTCTGGAAGAGAAACTCTGCGATTGCGATCAAAAGGTCCTGCCACTGTGGAACAAATG CCCTCAGAACTTGAagaaaaagcaattaaaaaagtGGATGACCTTCTTGAGGCTTACATGGGAATAAGAGACATTGAACTAG CTGCAACCATGGTAGAAGCTgggagagaaaagaagaatccaGATGAGTTGGCTGTGGCATTTGATGAAACTCTTGGAGATTTTGGATTTCCAGATGAGTTTGTTTTTGACGTGTGGGGAGCCATAGGGGATGTAAAGCAGGGAAGATTTTAA